The genomic interval TTTGGAGTTGACACTTGGGTTTACCCCAATATCACTGACCCTGAGTATGGCTACTTGGCTAGGGAATACATCTACTGTCTTTACTGGTCTACACTGACCCTCACCACCATTGGGGAGACACCACCCCCTGTAAAGGATGAGGAGTACCTATTTGTCATCTTTGACTTCCTGATTGGTGTCCTCATCTTTGCCACCATCGTGGGAAATGTGGGCTCTATGATCTCCAACATGAATGCCACCCGGGCTGAGTTCCAGGCCAAAATTGACGCTGTCAAACATTACATGCAATTCCGCAAGGTCAGCAAGGAGATGGAAGCCAAAGTCATTAGGTGGTTTGACTACCTGTGGACCAATAAGAAGAGTGTGGATGAGCGGGAAGTTCTCAAGAACCTGCCAGCCAAGCTGAGGGCAGAAATAGCCATCAACGTCCACCTGTCCACACTCAAGAAAGTGCGCATCTTCCAGGATTGTGAGGCTGGCTTGCTGGTGGAGCTGGTATTAAAGCTCCGTCCTCAGGTCTTTAGCCCTGGAGATTACATTTGCCGCAAAGGGGACATTGGGAAGGAGATGTATATAATCAAGGAGGGAAAACTGGCAGTGGTGGCCAACGATGGTGTCACTCAGTATGCTCTGCTCTCAGCTGGGAGTTGCTTTGGAGAGATCAGTATCCTTAACATTAAGGGCAGCAAAATGGGCAATCGACGCACAGCTAATATCCGCAGCCTTGGTTACTCAGATCTCTTCTGCTTGTCCAAGGATGATCTTATGGAAGCTGTGACTGAGTATCCTGATGCCAAGAAGGTCTTGGAGGAGAGGGGCCGGGAGATCCTGATGAAGGAAGGTCTGCTGGATGAGAATGAAGTGGCAGCCAGCATGGAGGTCGATGTGCAGGAGAAGCTAGAGCAGCTGGAGACCAACATGGAGACCTTGTACACTCGCTTCACCCGCCTGCTGGCTGAGTACACAGGGGCCCAGCAGAAGCTCAAGCAGCGCATCACAGTCTTGGAAACCAAAATGAAGCAGAATAATGAGGACGACTACCTGTCAGATGGGATGAACAGCCCCGAGCCAGCTGCTGCTGAGAAGCCATAATGGCTTGGGCCCAACTGCCTCTCCAGCCTTGGCCTTAACCCCAGGAGCTAGAAGAGCTGTGTAGGTCCCCACATATACATGCATTACTCTCATGTCCCCTTGAATTCTCCCAGAAGCCTCTTGGTCCACAGCTTTTAGGCTCAATCATCCAGAAGCCCTTCTCCAAGTCCAACTAACAGCCAATCGTGTGCACAGAACAGACTGTGTTTGGCTCTGCTTCCAGAAGCTTCATCCTGTCCTAGTCTGAGGGGAGCAGCTTCACTGGCCTGCAGAAGCCCATCTGCAGGGTGGTGTGCACCCCGCAGCAGTGCTCCCATCTCTCTGGGCTCCTTTGCCCCTAGCCACTTCCCATTTGGTTCTGGCCCTTGCTTTTTTAATATGTGTTCTGAATATCTCCATCTCCCTGCACACGTGTGTAGTTCAAGCTTTGGCCGCAGACATTCAGCACAGGTACCCATTGTCTGTCTCTCAAGGGAGGCAAAAGGTGTGGAGGGGACAGGTAGGAGAGTGCTCACTGAGCACTGCCTCTCCCTGTCACACCCTCGAAGTCCAGCCCTCTTgacctgtctgtctgcctgccaaCCAAGAGTGGGACCTCTGCAGTCTCCTCTGGACCAGAGGGATGATGCTGCTCCTGGTTCCTGGTCCATGCCAGGACACGGAGTGAGGAACGAGCTGTCAGCAATGCCACCTGAAGAAGGAGGTGGACAAGAGCATTTCTGAAGAGGCCTTGAGGTTGGTGGTGGGTGGCAGACTCTTCATGTTAACAT from Vicugna pacos chromosome X, VicPac4, whole genome shotgun sequence carries:
- the CNGA2 gene encoding cyclic nucleotide-gated channel alpha-2; this encodes MTEKTNGVKSSPANNHNHHAPPVIKANGKDDHRTSNRPQSAADNDTSSELQRLAEMDAPQQRRGGFCRIVRLVGVIREWANKNLREEEPRPDSFLERFRGPELHTVTTQQGDGKGNKDGEGKGTKKKFELFVLDPAGDWYYCWLFVIAMPVFYNWCLLVARACFSDLQKNYYLVWLVLDYFSDVVYIADLFIRLRTGFLEQGLLVKDTKKLRDNYIHTLQFKLDVASVIPTDLIYFAVGIHSPEVRFNRLLHFARMFEFFDRTETRTSYPNIFRISNLILYILVIIHWNACIYYAISKSIGFGVDTWVYPNITDPEYGYLAREYIYCLYWSTLTLTTIGETPPPVKDEEYLFVIFDFLIGVLIFATIVGNVGSMISNMNATRAEFQAKIDAVKHYMQFRKVSKEMEAKVIRWFDYLWTNKKSVDEREVLKNLPAKLRAEIAINVHLSTLKKVRIFQDCEAGLLVELVLKLRPQVFSPGDYICRKGDIGKEMYIIKEGKLAVVANDGVTQYALLSAGSCFGEISILNIKGSKMGNRRTANIRSLGYSDLFCLSKDDLMEAVTEYPDAKKVLEERGREILMKEGLLDENEVAASMEVDVQEKLEQLETNMETLYTRFTRLLAEYTGAQQKLKQRITVLETKMKQNNEDDYLSDGMNSPEPAAAEKP